Proteins encoded together in one Entomobacter blattae window:
- a CDS encoding cell division protein FtsQ/DivIB: protein MPHLSQHPNHLNDRPSRLTLFMRRQKRMLQPLAILLLLCGLIAGGAYILLSSSEDIPMIALRDKLGNLLPFHVSNISIHGNTLTSDDEILQAANIHKGDSILKISVEGVRKKIDTLPFIDHSVVERHLPGSIIITVIERSPYAVWQHDRHFMLIDRSGKIVADKGMTGKDAQAYMRLPLVVGNDANTAAADLIDTLANFPEIKDRVVAAIRIGERRWNLQLRDGTTIYLPEAEEQAALKRLTDFQNTIKLLDRPVSVIDMRLPDRLIIRQHSSLTFPVLKSVKLAYNG, encoded by the coding sequence ATGCCGCACCTAAGCCAACACCCTAATCACCTAAACGACCGCCCCTCTCGTTTGACCTTGTTCATGCGTAGACAAAAGCGCATGCTTCAGCCATTGGCCATTCTCCTCTTACTCTGTGGGCTTATTGCCGGTGGGGCCTATATCCTCCTTTCCTCTAGCGAGGATATACCCATGATTGCCCTGCGGGATAAGCTCGGTAACTTACTTCCCTTTCATGTTTCCAATATTTCCATCCACGGGAATACCCTAACCTCTGATGACGAAATCCTTCAGGCAGCCAATATCCATAAAGGTGATTCCATTCTGAAAATTTCTGTAGAAGGTGTTCGAAAAAAAATCGATACCCTCCCCTTTATTGATCATTCCGTAGTCGAGCGCCACTTGCCAGGCAGTATCATTATTACTGTGATAGAACGTTCCCCTTATGCTGTCTGGCAGCATGATAGACATTTTATGCTGATCGACCGAAGTGGTAAAATCGTTGCCGATAAAGGCATGACAGGAAAAGATGCCCAGGCCTATATGCGCCTACCCCTTGTTGTGGGGAATGATGCCAACACTGCTGCCGCCGATCTGATAGACACACTAGCCAATTTTCCCGAAATTAAAGACCGCGTCGTGGCCGCCATAAGAATTGGCGAAAGACGATGGAACTTGCAACTCCGTGATGGCACAACCATCTACTTACCAGAAGCTGAAGAACAGGCAGCCCTTAAACGCCTGACAGACTTTCAAAATACCATCAAGCTCCTCGACAGACCCGTTTCGGTAATAGATATGCGCCTTCCCGATCGCCTTATTATTCGTCAACATTCGAGCCTGACTTTTCCTGTTCTCAAGAGCGTTAAACTGGCTTATAATGGTTAA
- the murG gene encoding undecaprenyldiphospho-muramoylpentapeptide beta-N-acetylglucosaminyltransferase has product MSERKAVIAAGGTGGHFFPAEALANALHQRGYELILMTDSRAGLRKDGIFSSSQQFTLPGAGIAGHSLKRKISSGLALLVGAAQARNILKATHPQVVIGFGGYPSIPPLLGAYLLRKNIRIILHEGNAVLGHANRFLARFADAIGTSFPEVNNIPARCFTALTGMPVREDIAQLYHTPYTPPAEDGPIQLLIWGGSLGARIFGQVVPQTLCQLPDHLRKRLMVTQQVRQEDIQEVNSIYAAAGIHATTAPFFTNIAELLSKAHLVIGRAGGSSVAELTLAGKPAIFVPLPIAANDEQTANARILEKDGAGWVLPQTEFRYETLYPLLVRLLSNTHDLAASAHAVRQHAHPYAAEQLANLVDSTTAHSSRSS; this is encoded by the coding sequence ATGAGCGAGCGTAAAGCCGTTATCGCTGCCGGGGGAACAGGGGGGCATTTTTTCCCTGCAGAAGCCTTAGCCAATGCCCTCCATCAGCGCGGTTATGAATTAATCCTTATGACTGATAGCCGAGCCGGGCTTAGAAAAGACGGTATTTTTTCCTCTTCCCAACAATTTACTCTCCCTGGAGCTGGAATTGCAGGCCATAGTCTAAAACGTAAAATTTCCTCTGGCCTGGCCTTATTAGTGGGCGCTGCACAGGCCCGCAATATTTTAAAGGCCACTCACCCCCAGGTTGTTATAGGGTTTGGAGGATATCCCTCTATCCCACCTCTATTGGGGGCTTACCTCCTCAGAAAGAACATTCGCATTATCCTGCATGAGGGCAACGCAGTGCTTGGGCATGCCAACCGCTTTTTGGCCCGTTTTGCCGATGCCATCGGAACCTCATTCCCAGAAGTCAATAATATTCCGGCAAGATGCTTTACAGCCTTAACAGGAATGCCCGTTAGGGAAGATATTGCCCAACTCTACCATACCCCTTACACGCCACCAGCAGAGGATGGCCCCATTCAGCTTCTTATTTGGGGAGGCTCCCTGGGAGCTCGTATTTTTGGCCAAGTGGTCCCCCAAACTCTTTGTCAATTGCCCGATCACCTCCGCAAGCGCCTTATGGTTACCCAACAGGTCCGACAAGAGGATATACAAGAGGTTAATAGCATTTATGCAGCAGCAGGTATTCATGCCACAACGGCTCCCTTTTTTACCAACATTGCAGAGCTGCTCAGTAAAGCCCATCTGGTTATTGGAAGAGCAGGAGGCTCTTCGGTCGCAGAATTAACGCTTGCTGGCAAACCAGCCATTTTTGTGCCCCTCCCCATTGCTGCCAACGATGAACAAACAGCTAATGCCCGCATCTTGGAAAAAGATGGAGCTGGGTGGGTGCTTCCCCAAACAGAATTTCGTTATGAAACCTTGTATCCCCTTTTAGTCAGACTCCTTTCTAATACTCATGATCTGGCCGCTTCTGCCCATGCCGTAAGACAACATGCCCATCCTTATGCGGCCGAACAGCTGGCAAACCTGGTTGACTCAACCACCGCCCATTCCTCAAGGAGTTCTTAA
- a CDS encoding D-alanine--D-alanine ligase: MNKSFTRVCVVYGGRSSEREISISSGKNVIAALEHEGFRVISFDLHNTLLPFVEFLQKEKPDVVFNALHGRYGEDGALQGVLEWMGIAYTHSNILASAMAMDKAVTRQILTATSLPVAKGGLYTPEELLKQVPLSFPFVMKPINEGSSIGVSIIHSPEELKAAISQWHYGPKILIEDFIPGRELTVGVLQDRALTVTDITPASSQGHEFYDYGSKYKQGGSSHLLPARIPPLIFNQAMDYALKAHKALGCSGGSRTDFRYNDTLGEENLVILEVNTQPGMTRTSLLPEQAAYCGIPYSALCRWMVENALCRT, from the coding sequence ATGAACAAATCCTTCACCCGTGTCTGTGTTGTTTATGGTGGCCGTTCTTCTGAGCGTGAAATCAGTATTTCCAGTGGGAAGAATGTTATCGCAGCCCTGGAACATGAAGGGTTCCGTGTGATCTCATTTGACCTTCACAATACTCTTCTGCCCTTTGTAGAGTTCCTGCAGAAAGAAAAGCCCGACGTGGTCTTTAATGCTCTCCACGGACGCTATGGAGAAGATGGGGCCCTTCAAGGGGTTTTGGAATGGATGGGGATTGCCTATACTCATTCAAACATTCTGGCTTCAGCCATGGCTATGGATAAGGCTGTTACCCGTCAGATTCTTACAGCAACCAGCCTCCCAGTTGCCAAAGGGGGCCTATATACCCCCGAAGAGCTCTTAAAGCAGGTTCCGTTGAGTTTCCCCTTTGTGATGAAACCCATTAATGAAGGCTCATCAATCGGGGTCAGTATTATTCATTCTCCGGAAGAGCTAAAAGCTGCCATAAGCCAGTGGCACTATGGCCCGAAAATTCTCATTGAAGATTTTATCCCAGGGCGAGAACTCACTGTTGGCGTATTGCAAGACCGCGCCTTGACAGTCACAGATATTACCCCTGCGTCCAGCCAGGGCCATGAGTTTTATGATTACGGCTCCAAATACAAACAGGGAGGCTCCTCTCACCTCCTTCCAGCCCGTATTCCACCCCTTATCTTCAACCAGGCCATGGACTATGCCTTAAAGGCTCATAAAGCTTTGGGATGCAGTGGTGGCAGCCGTACGGACTTTCGCTATAATGATACCCTCGGTGAAGAAAACTTAGTCATCCTGGAGGTTAATACCCAGCCCGGCATGACACGCACATCCTTATTACCAGAGCAGGCAGCTTATTGTGGCATTCCCTACTCAGCCCTATGCCGCTGGATGGTGGAAAACGCCCTATGCCGCACCTAA
- the murD gene encoding UDP-N-acetylmuramoyl-L-alanine--D-glutamate ligase translates to MKSFSPTLFFGQRYAVLGLGRNGCAAVQALTQMGAFVQAWDDSPDHRKALENNLADKSISALLTLSPIQTLTGMDGLILSPGIPHHLPQPHPVAAMARESGIPILSDSELLYRAVRQSGSSAVFAGITGTNGKSTTTTLLTHLLQHHNIPAVAGGNLGPAALSLPLLDDQGVYVLEMSSYMLERVYDLRFHVACLLNLTPDHLDRHGHMDGYAAAKKRIFQNQNSHDLSLISQDDTSCLKITEELEKTSLSEIVKMTSSPRISAPLSTDGQKIYYEGQAVLSLQEAKTLPGLHNAQNAMAASLMAHRLGVPFPAIQKGLQTYPGLAHRQQMAGTVGSVHFINDSKATNADAASKALSCYNPLVWIAGGQSKAGGIESLVTFFPHIAKAFLIGQDAEILAQTLARHHVEFSLSGTLEQATQAAYAYASANAIATVLFSPACASFDQFKNFEERGERFVEIVSHMGLHPMKNVPLQPPDSL, encoded by the coding sequence ATGAAATCATTTTCCCCTACACTCTTCTTTGGACAGCGTTATGCTGTTCTGGGCCTAGGCCGTAATGGATGTGCTGCTGTGCAAGCCCTAACCCAGATGGGCGCTTTTGTACAAGCCTGGGATGACTCCCCAGACCACCGTAAGGCCTTAGAAAACAACCTTGCTGATAAGAGCATTTCTGCCTTGTTAACACTCTCCCCCATTCAAACCCTTACCGGTATGGATGGGCTTATTCTCTCCCCGGGCATTCCCCACCACCTTCCACAACCTCACCCAGTGGCCGCCATGGCCAGAGAAAGCGGAATCCCTATCCTCTCTGATTCAGAACTTCTCTACCGCGCGGTAAGGCAAAGTGGCTCTTCGGCGGTCTTTGCTGGTATTACAGGAACAAATGGCAAATCAACCACAACCACTCTTCTCACCCATCTCCTGCAACACCATAACATTCCTGCCGTAGCTGGTGGCAATCTTGGCCCTGCTGCCCTCTCCCTTCCACTCCTGGATGATCAAGGGGTGTATGTTCTGGAAATGTCCTCCTACATGCTGGAGCGCGTGTATGATCTGCGCTTTCATGTCGCCTGCCTTCTTAACCTTACCCCTGACCATTTAGACCGTCATGGTCATATGGACGGATATGCAGCCGCAAAGAAGCGTATTTTTCAAAACCAGAACTCTCATGATTTATCTCTCATCAGCCAAGATGACACTTCCTGTCTGAAAATCACAGAAGAGCTCGAAAAAACAAGCCTTTCAGAGATCGTCAAAATGACATCCTCTCCCAGGATTTCCGCTCCACTTTCTACAGATGGCCAGAAAATATATTATGAGGGTCAGGCCGTGCTCTCCCTGCAAGAAGCTAAAACTTTACCAGGCCTTCATAATGCCCAAAATGCCATGGCCGCAAGCCTGATGGCCCACCGCTTGGGTGTTCCCTTCCCGGCCATTCAAAAAGGGCTACAAACTTACCCTGGTCTGGCTCACCGCCAGCAAATGGCCGGCACGGTTGGCAGTGTCCACTTTATTAACGACAGCAAGGCCACCAACGCCGATGCCGCAAGCAAAGCCCTTTCCTGTTATAACCCGCTGGTATGGATTGCTGGGGGCCAAAGCAAAGCTGGAGGCATAGAAAGCCTAGTGACTTTTTTTCCTCACATTGCCAAAGCTTTCCTGATCGGTCAGGATGCTGAAATTCTGGCACAGACTCTTGCAAGACATCATGTTGAATTCAGCCTTTCCGGCACATTGGAACAAGCCACTCAGGCTGCCTATGCCTATGCCAGTGCTAACGCTATTGCCACAGTACTTTTTTCTCCTGCCTGTGCAAGCTTTGACCAATTTAAAAATTTTGAAGAACGTGGAGAACGTTTTGTTGAAATTGTTTCCCATATGGGGCTACACCCTATGAAAAACGTACCATTACAACCACCGGATTCTTTATAA
- the murB gene encoding UDP-N-acetylmuramate dehydrogenase — MPVLPLIKTEPFPHSWIADLLEKLALLKGRIKAETPLGAQTWFRVGGKADILIHPKDVDDLSFLMATVPFDIPVTILGASSNVIIRDGGIHGVVIRPLKGFADIKITDEGLIAGAACLDSTVAETAAKASLAGFEFLCSIPGSIGGAIAMNAGAHGADIASILQWIELVTREGKIIRLEAAHLNLAYRHASLPAGAVVTKACFNAQRGNSTHILAKMADIRHQREISQPIHSRTGGSTFRNPLPEESLQKAWELIDAAGCRGLTLGDAQISPLHCNFMINTGNATAHDLETLGETVREKVKNNSGITLHWEIKRIGHYQKEGL; from the coding sequence GTGCCTGTCCTTCCTCTCATCAAAACAGAACCCTTTCCCCACTCATGGATTGCCGACCTTCTAGAGAAGCTTGCCCTTTTGAAGGGACGTATAAAAGCGGAAACCCCCTTGGGGGCCCAAACCTGGTTTCGTGTGGGTGGTAAGGCCGATATCCTTATCCATCCCAAAGATGTTGATGACCTTTCCTTCCTAATGGCCACTGTTCCTTTCGATATTCCTGTTACCATATTGGGAGCAAGCTCGAATGTTATTATACGGGATGGCGGAATTCACGGCGTTGTTATCCGCCCTCTTAAAGGGTTTGCCGATATCAAGATTACTGATGAAGGACTCATAGCCGGGGCCGCATGCTTGGATTCTACAGTGGCTGAAACAGCGGCAAAAGCAAGCTTGGCCGGTTTTGAGTTTCTTTGTAGTATTCCCGGCTCTATCGGAGGGGCAATTGCCATGAATGCAGGAGCTCATGGGGCCGATATTGCCAGTATCTTACAATGGATAGAACTCGTAACCCGGGAAGGAAAAATTATCCGCCTGGAGGCTGCCCACCTTAATCTTGCCTATCGGCATGCTAGTTTACCAGCAGGGGCCGTTGTTACCAAAGCCTGTTTTAACGCCCAAAGGGGAAACTCCACCCATATTCTCGCAAAAATGGCAGATATTCGCCATCAGAGGGAAATAAGCCAACCCATTCACTCCCGTACCGGGGGGTCAACCTTCCGCAACCCACTCCCTGAAGAAAGCCTTCAAAAGGCCTGGGAGCTTATTGATGCAGCAGGCTGTAGAGGACTCACTTTAGGAGATGCCCAAATCAGCCCCCTGCACTGTAATTTTATGATTAATACGGGCAATGCCACCGCCCATGACCTCGAAACCTTAGGAGAAACGGTAAGAGAGAAAGTCAAAAACAATTCTGGTATCACCCTCCACTGGGAAATTAAACGTATTGGCCATTACCAAAAAGAGGGGCTCTAA
- the murC gene encoding UDP-N-acetylmuramate--L-alanine ligase: MRAIPLSIGTIHFVGIGGIGMSGIAEALYSLGYKVQGSDLHENTNVLRLRKLGIPIHIGHNERNLGDAQVVVTSTAVNQKDNPEVAAARSRFIPVVRRAEMLAELMRLRWSIAVGGTHGKTTTTSLIAAVLEAAKMDPTVINGGIIEAYGTNTRMGTGDWMVAEADESDGSFLRLPAVIAIVTNMDPEHLDHWGTAEAMQEAYHQFVSSIPFYGFAVLCIDHPSVQQMIPHLSDHKIITYGFSPQADIRAEKLITDKLGATFEVTATNRITRKSRTMGPFRLPMLGNHNVQNALAAIAVAVEMEIGDSTIRSAFASFKGVKRRFTRTGEVNGVTIVDDYGHHPIEIAAVLKAARQAGARNVVAVIQPHRYSRVKMLFSEFCSCLNDASTVIVADIYPAGEQPISGIDKDSLIEGIRAHGHRSVVPLPDPEHLAEMIAAITKPGDFVICLGAGSITNWAQALPEQLKALQQASHPSHVKAEL; the protein is encoded by the coding sequence ATGCGCGCAATCCCTCTTTCCATAGGAACTATCCATTTTGTTGGCATTGGCGGCATTGGTATGTCGGGTATTGCTGAAGCCTTGTATAGCCTGGGGTATAAGGTGCAAGGCTCTGACCTGCATGAGAACACCAACGTATTAAGGCTACGCAAGCTGGGCATTCCTATCCATATTGGCCATAATGAGAGGAATTTGGGAGATGCTCAAGTCGTTGTGACTTCAACAGCGGTAAACCAGAAAGATAACCCTGAAGTGGCAGCGGCCCGCAGCCGTTTTATTCCTGTTGTCAGGCGGGCGGAAATGCTGGCAGAACTTATGCGCCTGCGTTGGTCTATTGCTGTGGGCGGAACACACGGGAAAACAACAACTACCAGCCTTATTGCTGCCGTTCTGGAAGCGGCTAAAATGGACCCTACTGTGATCAATGGCGGCATTATTGAAGCCTATGGGACGAATACCCGTATGGGAACTGGCGACTGGATGGTTGCAGAAGCCGATGAAAGTGATGGTTCTTTTCTCAGATTACCTGCTGTTATTGCCATTGTCACCAATATGGACCCAGAGCATCTAGACCATTGGGGCACAGCAGAAGCCATGCAGGAGGCCTATCACCAGTTTGTCTCCAGCATCCCCTTCTACGGGTTTGCTGTATTATGTATTGATCATCCCTCTGTTCAACAAATGATCCCTCATCTTTCTGATCATAAGATTATTACATATGGGTTTTCACCTCAGGCTGATATTCGAGCTGAAAAACTCATTACCGATAAATTGGGGGCCACTTTTGAAGTGACTGCAACAAACCGCATCACCAGAAAGTCCCGCACGATGGGGCCGTTTCGGCTGCCAATGCTGGGGAACCACAATGTCCAAAATGCCCTTGCTGCCATTGCTGTAGCCGTGGAGATGGAAATTGGCGATAGCACGATCCGTTCAGCCTTTGCCAGCTTTAAAGGGGTTAAACGACGCTTTACCCGTACAGGTGAAGTAAATGGAGTGACGATAGTTGATGATTATGGCCATCACCCTATTGAAATTGCAGCCGTTCTCAAGGCGGCCAGGCAGGCAGGGGCCAGAAATGTTGTTGCCGTTATTCAACCCCATCGGTATTCACGGGTAAAAATGTTGTTTAGCGAGTTTTGCTCATGCTTAAACGACGCTAGTACCGTTATTGTAGCCGATATCTATCCCGCCGGAGAGCAACCCATATCCGGGATCGATAAAGACAGCCTTATTGAAGGAATTCGTGCTCATGGGCATCGCTCTGTCGTCCCACTGCCCGACCCAGAGCACCTTGCCGAAATGATTGCCGCTATAACCAAACCTGGCGATTTTGTTATTTGCCTGGGCGCTGGAAGTATTACCAACTGGGCTCAGGCTCTTCCTGAGCAGCTTAAAGCTCTCCAACAGGCTTCGCATCCCAGCCATGTTAAAGCCGAACTATAG
- a CDS encoding FtsW/RodA/SpoVE family cell cycle protein, which produces MSGLSRIDDSFLGKWWRNTDRWTLGCVGILIGFGYILMLAASPAVASRIGASRDMFIFKQVIFLTLAGLIIFLTSLLSPQGIKRLAILGCILAIIATALTLVHGIEIKGARRWIAIPFMSIQPSEFLKPCFAVVTGWLLGGMKNRSFFPGMIIACVLFGIILVLLKSQPDIGMLSVIAAVFMIQLFVAGLNLAFVGIGVGSMIAAFIGAYIAFPHVRSRVERFLHPNVGDHYQIDTALRAFGNGGFLGRGPGEGRVKDLLPDAHADFVFAVAGEEYGFLVCLFIVLLFCFIVVRALLKMLKEDDPFIILATTGLVSGFGLQAFINMGSTLHLIPTKGMTLPFISYGGSSAISIALAIGMLLALTRQRINYEETVINTGIPGRKRRMVKL; this is translated from the coding sequence ATGTCAGGCCTCTCCCGTATTGATGACTCCTTTTTGGGCAAATGGTGGCGCAACACAGACCGCTGGACCCTTGGTTGCGTGGGAATACTTATTGGATTTGGCTATATCCTTATGCTGGCTGCAAGCCCCGCCGTGGCCTCACGTATTGGGGCCTCACGTGATATGTTTATTTTCAAGCAGGTGATCTTTTTAACCCTTGCGGGCCTCATCATCTTTCTGACTTCCTTGCTTTCACCGCAAGGCATAAAACGACTGGCCATTTTGGGCTGTATCCTTGCCATTATTGCCACGGCGCTAACCCTTGTCCATGGTATTGAAATTAAAGGAGCTAGACGCTGGATTGCCATTCCCTTCATGTCTATCCAGCCATCAGAGTTCTTAAAACCCTGCTTTGCTGTAGTGACAGGATGGCTCCTGGGGGGAATGAAAAACCGATCTTTTTTCCCAGGTATGATTATTGCCTGTGTGCTTTTTGGTATTATTCTTGTGCTGCTAAAATCCCAGCCCGATATTGGAATGCTATCAGTTATTGCGGCTGTTTTTATGATCCAGCTCTTTGTGGCGGGCCTTAACCTTGCATTTGTAGGCATTGGTGTTGGCAGTATGATCGCTGCCTTTATTGGGGCCTATATTGCCTTTCCCCATGTGCGCTCACGTGTTGAACGCTTTCTTCACCCCAATGTTGGGGATCATTATCAGATTGATACAGCTTTGAGAGCCTTTGGAAATGGCGGATTTTTGGGCCGGGGCCCTGGGGAAGGCCGGGTTAAAGATTTGCTCCCTGACGCCCATGCCGACTTTGTATTTGCCGTTGCCGGAGAGGAATATGGGTTTTTAGTTTGCCTGTTTATTGTGTTATTATTCTGCTTCATCGTTGTACGGGCTTTACTGAAAATGCTAAAAGAAGATGATCCCTTTATTATCCTTGCCACCACCGGCCTGGTTTCAGGCTTTGGCTTGCAAGCCTTTATCAACATGGGCTCAACTCTGCATCTTATCCCCACTAAGGGGATGACCCTTCCTTTTATTTCCTATGGGGGTTCATCAGCCATTTCTATTGCCCTGGCCATTGGTATGTTGCTGGCCTTAACAAGACAGCGCATCAATTACGAAGAGACCGTCATTAACACGGGTATCCCAGGGCGTAAACGAAGGATGGTCAAACTATGA
- the ftsA gene encoding cell division protein FtsA yields MNELALTPPPSKKSGHFQKQAVRSPKNKALAILGSRFSSEITPPDDPPTHPKWLPGTFGVLDIGSSKICCFIGKGEPNGNLRILGAGWHRSHGVKQGGITHLKDAEKAIRAAVGQAEEAAERRLEKVFINLSCGQPESRLFNLRWPVGGRAVTEADIRRIVNEGLIRSTTEGRDIIHALPLGFAVDDTIGVTDPRGHQCDQLSASLHIIDASSMALRNLASVLVQAELKIEALVSSPLTSGLSVLAPDERDLGAIVVDMGAGITTIGIFGEDQLLHTAQVRIGGHHITRDIASMLSTSIASAERLKTFYGSATTSPDDDLEILPVQTTGDYVEQLINVPRSKIISIIRPRIEETLELIRDRLDSAGVGKAANGRVVLTGGASLLNGIGPLAARILNRQVRLGRPKGIIGLPGDPSIAPNFSTAAGLLAWAAGAGRSLTDIDFTENGRPNSFMRKIVDFLREKV; encoded by the coding sequence ATGAATGAGCTGGCACTAACTCCACCTCCCTCAAAAAAGTCAGGGCATTTCCAAAAACAAGCCGTAAGATCTCCGAAAAATAAAGCCTTAGCCATTTTAGGATCTCGTTTCTCATCAGAAATAACACCACCTGATGATCCCCCGACACACCCGAAATGGCTCCCAGGAACTTTTGGCGTATTAGATATTGGCAGCAGTAAGATATGTTGCTTTATTGGCAAGGGTGAGCCAAACGGAAACCTGCGCATACTAGGGGCGGGTTGGCATCGTTCACATGGGGTTAAACAAGGGGGCATTACCCATTTAAAAGACGCAGAAAAAGCCATTCGGGCTGCCGTAGGTCAAGCAGAGGAAGCTGCTGAACGGCGATTGGAAAAGGTTTTTATCAACCTTTCCTGTGGCCAGCCTGAAAGCCGGCTCTTTAACCTGCGTTGGCCTGTAGGCGGGCGAGCTGTTACCGAAGCTGACATCCGTAGGATTGTTAATGAAGGCCTGATCCGTTCTACAACTGAAGGCCGGGATATCATCCATGCCTTACCTCTGGGCTTTGCAGTCGATGACACGATCGGTGTAACAGACCCAAGGGGCCATCAATGTGATCAGCTTTCTGCAAGCCTCCATATTATTGATGCCTCTTCCATGGCCTTACGAAACCTTGCTTCTGTGCTCGTGCAGGCAGAACTTAAAATTGAAGCCCTTGTTTCTTCGCCTCTGACCTCGGGCCTATCTGTGCTTGCACCCGATGAACGAGACCTAGGTGCGATTGTAGTGGATATGGGAGCAGGCATCACCACCATAGGAATTTTTGGAGAAGACCAGCTTCTGCATACAGCCCAAGTCCGTATTGGGGGGCACCATATCACCCGTGATATCGCCAGCATGCTTTCCACCTCTATTGCCTCAGCAGAGCGGCTTAAAACTTTTTATGGAAGTGCAACAACTTCCCCCGATGACGATTTAGAGATCCTGCCCGTACAAACGACTGGCGACTATGTTGAACAACTTATTAATGTGCCTCGTTCAAAAATTATCTCTATTATTCGCCCCCGTATAGAGGAAACCCTGGAACTGATCCGTGACCGACTTGATAGTGCCGGTGTAGGCAAAGCAGCTAATGGCCGTGTGGTTCTTACCGGCGGAGCATCCCTTCTGAACGGAATTGGCCCCTTGGCTGCTCGTATTTTGAACAGGCAAGTCCGCCTTGGGCGCCCCAAAGGAATTATTGGTCTACCAGGTGATCCTTCCATTGCTCCCAATTTTTCTACAGCAGCCGGTTTGCTCGCTTGGGCTGCTGGTGCTGGGCGTTCATTAACCGATATAGATTTTACCGAAAATGGACGACCCAACAGTTTTATGCGCAAAATTGTTGATTTTTTAAGAGAAAAAGTGTGA